DNA from Arthrobacter sp. FW305-BF8:
TTGAGGCCATCGGCGTCGACTTCCAGACCATGCTCGAGGCCACGGCCGTCCGCGTCGTCGTCTTCAGCGCGGAGAACACGCCGGAGGAGTTCAACGAAGCCATCGAACACATCGGTCTCGCCGGCGTGACCTATTCGGTCGGCTGGACCGCGTGGCTGGATATCGCCGCGGCCGGCGTCACCAAGGCCAGTGCACTGGAGAACCTCCGCAGCCGCCTCGGCGTCGATCCCGCCGCCACGGTTGCCATCGGCGATGGCCGCAACGACATCGAAATGCTCACCTGGGCGGGCCGCGGCGTGGCCATGGGACAGGCTCCGGAAGAAGTGGTGGCCGCCGCGGACGAGGTCACCAAGTCGGTATACGACGACGGCGCCGCCCACGTGCTGCGGGGCCTTTTGTAAGGACCGGCCCTAGTTGTAACAGGCGGCTCTAGCGCACGTCGAGGATCATCGAGAGGAGCCTGGCCGCTGCCGGCCGGGCCGCGTGCTCCTCGTTCCACTGCGACCTCGCCACAGCCTTGCTGACAGCCTGGGAGGTAATGCCGAGCTCGGCGGCCACGGTCTTCTGCTGGCCGCGCACCCCCGGGGTCATCAGGTCCAGCACGCGCCACTCTGCCTCGCTCCTGTCCCGGACTATGTGGCCAAGGAGGCGGAGCACCGACTCGGATTCGGCCGCGACGTCCGTCAGGGGACCCTCCACGGCCACTGGGATGCGCTCTTTGCTGTTGCGGAGGCGGTCCACGGCGCGGCGGGCGTAGATGAGGCCGTGCCCGCTGGCGTCCTTGATCTGGTTCGGCAGCGGCTCATTCACCGGGCCCACGCCGATCCCCACATACCAGGTCCCGCAGCGGAGTGCGATCAGGGCGGCATCCACCGCCTGGTGCGGGCAATCCACGATGCCCTGCACCTCGTCCTCAACGGACCGGTCAAAGTCCAGTCGCGCCGGGATATGCCGTAGGTCCTTAAGGAGATGCGGGACCCGGTCGCCGTCGCGCCGGCTGTCTGTTTGATTGATAGTCAGCGTGAACATGGTGGACATCAGACTACCCGGTGGCCACGTCGAGGCAAGCCGGGAGCTGACGGCACGTTACGGATCTCACGCGCTGTTAAAGGACGACGGCGGCAGGTGCGGTTCGTTGAGAACCGCACCAGCCGCCGTCGTGAACTCCGAAAGGGGAGCGGTGGGGACTAGTGTGCTGCGGGCACGTAGCGCTTGATGGAAGCCTCAAGTTCGGCTTCGGCAGCAGCGCGGTCGGCCCAGCCTTCGGCCTTGACCCACTTGCCGGGCTCCAGGTCCTTGTAGCGGGTGAAGAAGTGCTCGATTTCCTTGATCAGGAATTCATTGACGTCGCTGACTTCCTGGATGTGGTCGAAGCGCGGGTCGGCCGGAACGCAGAGGACCTTGGCGTCCCCGCCGCCGTCGTCGGTCATGTTGAAGACGCCGATCGGACGGGCCTCAACGATGACGCCCGGGTGCAGATCGAAGTCCTGCAGGAGCACCAGTGCGTCCAGCGGGTCGCCGTCTTCGCCGAGGGTGTTCTCGAAGAAGCCGTAGTGGGTGGGGTACTGCATGGAAGTGAAGAGGACACGGTCCAGGCGGACTCGGCCGGTCTCGTGGTCGACTTCGTACTTGACGCGCGATCCCTTGGGGATCTCGATGGTCACGTCATGCTTCATGGAATGCTCCTCGACGATTGCTTGGTGTTCGCGGCACCCGCGATGATCAACCAAAAATGGGCTGTCGGTGCCGCCGACTACTATTGAGGATATAGCGAGAGGCCCAGGTTTCAGGAACTAATGGGGTAATTTCAGGACTTTGAGGACCAGCAGCATGAGCGGCACCAGGGGCACGGCGAGCGGCCGCGGCAGGCCTTCAACAGGCAAACTTTCCAAACTGGTCCGGAGCTGGCCCACCCTCCTGATCACCGTGCTCCTTCTGGCGCTGGCCATTCCCGCCGGGCTGCTCATTGCGCCGGCGCTGACCGGTCCGGCCCGGTCCATGGCCCAGCCTGTCCAGACCCCCGCTTGGCAGCTGGTCCCGGAACGCCTGTCCGTGCCGCAGGGGATCGATCCGCTCAGCAGCGCCGCGCCGGTGCCGGTTCCCGCAGATGTTGCTGCCCGGCTGGACCCCGTCCTCAAGACCGACGGCGGCGGCTCCTTCACGGCCGTAGTCCAGGACGCCGCCACCGGCAAGATCCTCTATGACCGGGAAGGCGCCGCCAACAGGATCCCGGCCTCCAACATGAAGCTCCTCACCGCCGTGGCCGCTTTGCGGGGGATCGGCCCCGAGGAACGGTTCAGCACAAAGGTGGTCGCCGAACCGGTTGCAGGGGCAACGTCGGCTGCTGCCGCCACGAGGTCCGTGGTGCTGGTGGGCGGCGGCGACGTCCTGCTCGGGGCCGGCGAATCCGCCGCGGACAAAGTCCTGGGCCATGCCGGGCTCGGCACGCTGGCCAAACTGACTGTGGACTCGCTGCGGAAGGGCGGCTTCAAGGGGCAGGTTCAGGTGCTTGTGGATGATTCCCTCTTCACCGGGCCGGCACTGAACCCGGCCTGGAGCGCGGATGACGTTGCTGCCGGTGAGACGGCCCCGCTGTTTCCGCTCGCCCTGAATTCGGCACGATTTGATCCGGCAGACACCACGGCACCCCGGCCCCAGGACTCCGCCATCGCCGCGGGGGAGGCGTTCGCCGCCGGCCTCAAAGCGGCCGGTGCGGCCGCGGGCCTCACGGTGGCACCCGCCGTCGTACGTGTTGACGGAAAGCCGACGGCGGAGGCCAAAGTCCTCGCCGAAGTGCAGTCCGCGACGGTCAACCAGCAGGTGGACCTCATGCTCCAGACCTCAGATAACTACCTCGCCGAAACCCTTGGCCGCATGACCGCGCTTGCGGGTGGCCAGCCTGCGACGAACGAGTCGGCCAAGGCCGCCGTGCTGGCCCAGCTCTCCGGCCTGGGCATTCCCACGGAGGGGATGGTCGCCGCGGATGTTTCCGGCCTGGCCCTCGCCAACCAGGTATCCGCCCGCCAGTTCTCGGAAGTGGTGCGCGCCATCACCAACGGCAAGGACACCCGGCTCAGGGCAGCGCTGGCGGGGTTTCCGGTGGCGGGGCTGACGGGGACGCTCGGCGACAGATATATCGACGAGTCCACGGCCGAGGGCGCCGGCCTGGTCCGGGCCAAAACGGGAACCCTGAACACGGTGATCGCGCTGAGCGGGTACGTGGTGGACGCCGACGGCAGGCTCCTGGTGTTCTCCTTCATCGGCAACGGCCTGACGCCGGGAGCCAAGGGCAACAAACCGGCACTGGACGCGGCGGCCACGGCACTGGCAGGCTGCGGCTGCAGCTAGGGCTGGCACCTGCTTCCGGGCAGCGCCGTGCCGGTTCGCCGGTCAGCGAACTTAAGGCGCGCTGACGGGCGCATATGTTCTGATGGAGCGTATGGAGTCCACTGCAAGCCAGTCATCCGCCCCGGCCCAGGCCCTCATTAACTGGGACCTTGCCGCGTCCGCCGCAGCACGGCTGGCTCCGCCGGGTCCGTCGCTGACTGCCGCCGAGATCGGGGACGCCGTCTCCCAGCTGCGCGAGTTGGCGGATGCCTCCGTCCGGCACGTTCACCAGATCACCGGGCTGGAGGCTGCGCGCGACCTCCGTGACTCATCAGTCCTGGTGGTGGACCGTGCCTCCTGGGCGAAGGCCAACACCCAGAGCTTCGCGGTGATGCTGAAGCCCGCCATCGAAAAGATGCTGGAGAGCCGCCGCGGTACCATCAGCCCCGGAGCCACCACCGTCAGCGGCGCCATCACCGGCAGCCAACTCGGCGCTGTGCTGGCATTCCTCTCCAGCAAGGTCCTGGGCCAGTACGATCCCTTCGCCGCCCTCGCCGAAGGATCACAGGCGCCGCCGGGAGGCCGCCTGCTGCTCGTCGCGCCCAACATCATCGCCGTCGAGCGCGAGCTCAATGTGGATCCCACGGACTTCCGGCTCTGGGTGTGCCTGCACGAGCAGACCCACCGGGTGCAGTTCGCCGCGGCACCATGGCTCCGGCACCACATGCTGAACGAGATCGACAACCTCAGCGGGCACCTGCTGGGCAACGTCGACTCCCTGATGGAACGCGCTACAGCAGCAGCACGCTCGCTCAAGGACCGCGCCGGCTCGGGTTCCACTCCGGGCCGGGGCGCCATTCTCGATCTCCTGCAGGACCCCGAGGAAAAGGCCTCGCTGTCCCACCTCACGGCCGTCATGAGCCTGCTCGAAGGCCACGCCAACGTGGTGATGGACGCCGTGGACGCCAGCATCGTCCCGTCAGTGAAGACCATCCGGCAGCGGTTCAACGCCCGCGGCAAGGACAGGGGCGTCGTCGAGAAGTTCATCCGCAGCCTGCTCGGGCTTGACGCCAAGATGAAGCAGTACAGCGACGGCGCCAAGTTCGTCAGGGCTGTGGTGGACGTGGCCGGGATGGACGGCTTCAACCGTGTTTGGGAAGCTCCGGCGAACCTCCCCACCGAGGAGGAGATCCACAACGCCCGGATCTGGCTCGACAGGATGGGTTTCTAGGTTTCCGTGCAGCACCTTCCCAACACTGCAGGCGCCCCCGTCCCCTGCGGACCTGCTCCCAGCGGACCGATCCCCTGCGGACCTGCTCCCAGCGGACCTGCTCCCAGCGGACCGATCCCCAGCGGACGGCGGCGGCCAGGCCGGCTGGCTCCGGTTCTCGGCACGGCACGGAAAATGCTGCAGACTGCCCTGGCTGAAGCGGGTTACCCGGAACGGGTCCTGGTGGCGTGCAGCGGGGGCCCCGACTCCCTGGCCCTGGCCGCTGTGGCCGCCTACTTCGCCCGGCGCGGCCATGTGGATGGCCGGCCGGTGGCCGTGGGCGCGGTGGTGGTGGACCACCAGCTGCAGGCCGGTTCCTCCGACGTTGCCGCGAGAACCGCTGAGACCCTGCGGGAGCTCGGCCTGGACCCGGTGCAGATCCGCACGGTCGACGTCGCTTCCACCGGTTTCGGACCGGAAGCCGCAGCCCGCGATGCCCGCCACGCCGCACTCGACGCGGCGGCGGGGGAATGGGGAGCCGGCGCCATCCTGCTGGGGCACACCCTCGACGACCAGGCGGAGCAGGTGCTGCTGGGCTTGGCCCGGGGCTCGGGCACACGGTCCCTGGCCGGCATGCGGCCTGTCCGGGGGAAGCTGCTCCGGCCGTTCCTGGGCCTGCGCAGGGCAGACACCCTGGAAATTTGCCGCGCAGAGGAACTGGACGCCTGGCTTGACCCCAGCAATGCCGATCCCGCCTTCGCCCGCTCGCGGACCAGGGTGGAGGTCATGCCGGTGCTGGAGGAAAAACTCGGCCCGGGGGTGGCAGAATCCCTGGCCCGCACGGCTGCCATCCTGCAGCTGGATGCCGACTATCTGGAGGACGTGGCCAACAGCACTTACGCCTCGCTCGTTGAGCACGATGGCCCGGACGCCAGCCTCCCGGAGGCTGCCCTGACTGAACTGGCCCCGGCCATCAGGTTCCGGGTGATCGCGAAGGCCGCTGCCGGCGTCGGCGGCCAGCAGCCCAGCTATCAGCGCCTTTTGGCGGCGGAAGCACTGCTGCGGCGGAAGGGCTCGGCAGGTCCGGTGGAACTGCCCGGCGGGGTCAGCGTGTACCGTCTCTCGCTGGCCGAGCTGCAGGACCGCGAGCGTGCCCAGGGGCAGGGCGGGGCGGACGGCGTTCCCCGCGAGGCCGCCCGCTGTGGGAAGCTTGTATTCCGGCTTCATTAACCGTCCCGCAAATAGTCGCACCCGCATCTACACAGGAGCAATTGGTGGATTCATCCGACGTCCAGGCAGACCTCAAGCACGTTCTCTACACCAAGGAACAGATCCAGCAGCGCATCACCGAGCTCGCGGCGCAGATCGACAAGGACTACGAAGGCCGTGAAATCCTCATCGTGGGCGTGCTCAAGGGCGCGGTCATGGTCATGGCGGACCTTGCACGAGCACTGCACAGCCACATCTCCATGGACTGGATGGCCGTCTCCTCCTACGGTTCCGGCACGCAGTCCTCTGGCGTGGTGCGCATCCTCAAGGACCTGGACACGGACCTGATGGGCAAGGACGTGCTCATTGTTGAGGACATCATCGACTCCGGCCTTACGCTGTCCTGGCTGAAGACCAACCTCGAATCCCGCGGCACCGCGTCGGTGGAAATCTGCACCGCCTTCCGCAAGCCGACCGCCGCCAAGGTGGAGATCGACGTCAAGTACGTCGGCTACGACATCCCCAACGAGTTCGTGGTGGGCTACGGCCTGGACTACGCCGAAAAGTACCGCAACCTGGACTTCGTGGGCACCCTGGCCCCGCACGTCTACGAGTAAAACGCCTGCCGCACAACGCGGCTCCGCATTTTGCACCGCTTTCGCTGACCGCGCCGCCGTTGAGCCCTGAAACCACGGGCTCGACGGCGGCGCGAGCCGCTTAAAGAGGTGCAGAAACGTGGGTCCGCGGGCCCGGATTAACTCCCACCGGGAGCCTGGCCCGGCGATCCCGCGGGACTGGTTTCCGGGCAGTCCTGAAAGCGGTGCAGAAATGTGGCGGCACAGCCAGGTGGGGGCGCATCCCCGCCCCCACCAGCCACTACGCCCTGAGGGAACTTTTGTATTACACCGTGCGTGAATTACTCCTGACGGTGTATAGCTAGAAGCGACGCAGCACCACACGCGCGCAGTCCTCGCGCCGTGCAGCACTACCAGGAGGGACGGGGCCAGCCCCCGAACAGATGAAAGCTAAGAGTTTCTTCAAGGGCCCGGGCATTTGGATCATTGTGGTGGTCGGCATGCTCCTGCTGGCCTTTGCAACGTTGGCTCCGGGCGGCTCGACGCGCATCGACACGCAGCCGGGCCTCGAGCTCCTCGCCCAGAGCGGCAAGGTGGAACAGGCCAAGATCTTCGACGGCGAAAACCGCGTCGACCTGGTACTGAAAGACAACCTCGTCATCGACGGCCAGGACAAGGGCAAGAACGTCCAGTTCTTCTTCGTCAATGACCGCGGCCCGGACGTCGTCAAGGCCGTGACTGCTGCCAACCCCTCCAAGGGCTACACGGACCAGCCGGTGGAGAGCAACTGGCTCTCGGGACTCTTCTCGCTGCTGGTGCCGGTGCTGCTGCTCGGCGTCCTGTTCTGGTTCCTGCTGTCCCGCATGCAGGGCGGCGGCTCCAAGGTCATGCAGTTCGGCAAGTCCAAGGCCAAGATGGTCAGCAAGGACATGCCGCAGGTGACCTTCGCTGACGTCGCCGGTGCAGACGAAGCCGTCGAGGAACTGCAGGAAATTAAGGAGTTCCTGCAGGAGCCAGCCAAGTTCCAGGCTGTCGGCGCCAAGATCCCCAAGGGCGTGCTGCTCTACGGCCCTCCGGGCACCGGCAAGACCCTGCTGGCCCGCGCCGTCGCAGGCGAGGCCGGCGTCCCGTTCTTCTCCATCTCGGGCTCGGACTTCGTGGAAATGTTCGTCGGTGTTGGTGCGTCCCGCGTCCGCGACCTCTTCGAGCAGGCCAAGTCCAACTCGCCCGCCATCATCTTCGTCGACGAAATCGACGCCGTCGGCCGCCACCGCGGTGCCGGCGTGGGTGGCGGCAACGACGAACGCGAGCAGACCCTCAACCAGCTTCTCGTTGAGATGGACGGCTTCGATGTCAAGACCAATGTCATCCTGATCGCGGCCACCAACCGGCCCGACGTGCTGGACCCGGCTCTGCTGCGTCCTGGCCGCTTCGACCGCCAGGTCTCCGTGGAAGCCCCGGACCTGATCGGGCGCGACCAGATCCTGCAGGTCCACGCCAAGGGCAAGCCCATGGCCTCCACCGTGGACCTGAAGGCCGTGGCCAAAAAGACCCCCGGCTACACGGGTGCAGACCTGGCCAACGTGCTCAACGAAGCTGCGCTGCTGACCGCCCGCTCCAACGCCAACCTGATTGACGACCGCGCACTGGACGAAGCGATCGACCGCGTCATGGCCGGCCCGCAGAAGCGCAGCCGCGTCATGAAGGAGCACGAGCGTAAGATCACCGCGTACCACGAAGGCGGCCACGCCCTGGTGGCCGCGGCGCTGCGCAACTCTGCGCCGGTCACCAAGATCACCATTCTGCCCCGCGGCCGTGCCCTGGGCTACACCATGGTGGTCCCGGAAAACGACAAGTACTCCGTCACCCGCAACGAGCTCCTGGACCAGATGGCGTACGCCATGGGCGGCCGCGTGGCCGAGGAAATCGTCTTCCATGATCCGTCCACGGGCGCCTCGAATGACATCGAAAAGGCCACCTCCACGGCCCGCCAGATGGTCACGCAGTACGGCATGAGCGAACGGGTGGGTGCCGTGCGCCTGGGCCAGGGCGGCGGCGAGCCGTTCCTGGGCCGCGACGCGAGCCACGAGCGCAATTACTCCGACCAGATCGCCTACATCGTGGATGAGGAGGTCCGCCGCCTGATCGACCAGGCCCATGACGAGGCCTACGCCATCCTCACCGAGAACCGGGACGTCCTGGACCGGCTGGCCCTGGAACTCCTGGAACGGGAAACCCTGAACCAGGCCGAAATCGCCGACGTCTTCCGCGACATCCGCAAGCGCGACTTCCGCGAGGTCTGGCTGTCCAAGGAAACCCGTCCGGTGCAGACTGCCGGTCCTGTGGAGTCCCGGCAGGAACGTGCCGAACGCGAGGCCCAGGAAGAAGCCAAGGAAGCCCGCCTCGAGGAACCGCTGGACGCGATTCCGCCGCACCCCCAGGGAGTTCCGGAGGATGCCTCCTTCCAGAGCGGAGTAACGGAAGCGGGACCAGACGGCCACCGCGGCTAAGCTCTTTGGTGTGACTCACTTCGACGACGACGACCTCACCGCCACCGCCGACCATTCGGCGGCGGGCGGATCGGGCCACCACCCCAAGGTGGACAAGCCCCGGATAGAAGCAGCCGTGCGGGAAATCCTGCTGGCCATAGGCGAGGACCCGGACCGCGGCGGGCTGCAGGACACGCCCAAGCGCGTGGCCAAGGCTTATGCCGAGGTGTTTGCCGGCCTGCATCAGGACCCGGGCAGCGTGCTCGGCACCACGTTCGACCTCGACCACGAGGAACTCGTGCTGGTGAAGGACATCCCGTTCTACTCCACCTGCGAGCACCACCTGGTTCCGTTCCACGGCGTCGCGCATGTG
Protein-coding regions in this window:
- the tilS gene encoding tRNA lysidine(34) synthetase TilS gives rise to the protein MLQTALAEAGYPERVLVACSGGPDSLALAAVAAYFARRGHVDGRPVAVGAVVVDHQLQAGSSDVAARTAETLRELGLDPVQIRTVDVASTGFGPEAAARDARHAALDAAAGEWGAGAILLGHTLDDQAEQVLLGLARGSGTRSLAGMRPVRGKLLRPFLGLRRADTLEICRAEELDAWLDPSNADPAFARSRTRVEVMPVLEEKLGPGVAESLARTAAILQLDADYLEDVANSTYASLVEHDGPDASLPEAALTELAPAIRFRVIAKAAAGVGGQQPSYQRLLAAEALLRRKGSAGPVELPGGVSVYRLSLAELQDRERAQGQGGADGVPREAARCGKLVFRLH
- the dacB gene encoding D-alanyl-D-alanine carboxypeptidase/D-alanyl-D-alanine endopeptidase; amino-acid sequence: MSGTRGTASGRGRPSTGKLSKLVRSWPTLLITVLLLALAIPAGLLIAPALTGPARSMAQPVQTPAWQLVPERLSVPQGIDPLSSAAPVPVPADVAARLDPVLKTDGGGSFTAVVQDAATGKILYDREGAANRIPASNMKLLTAVAALRGIGPEERFSTKVVAEPVAGATSAAAATRSVVLVGGGDVLLGAGESAADKVLGHAGLGTLAKLTVDSLRKGGFKGQVQVLVDDSLFTGPALNPAWSADDVAAGETAPLFPLALNSARFDPADTTAPRPQDSAIAAGEAFAAGLKAAGAAAGLTVAPAVVRVDGKPTAEAKVLAEVQSATVNQQVDLMLQTSDNYLAETLGRMTALAGGQPATNESAKAAVLAQLSGLGIPTEGMVAADVSGLALANQVSARQFSEVVRAITNGKDTRLRAALAGFPVAGLTGTLGDRYIDESTAEGAGLVRAKTGTLNTVIALSGYVVDADGRLLVFSFIGNGLTPGAKGNKPALDAAATALAGCGCS
- the folE gene encoding GTP cyclohydrolase I FolE; this encodes MTHFDDDDLTATADHSAAGGSGHHPKVDKPRIEAAVREILLAIGEDPDRGGLQDTPKRVAKAYAEVFAGLHQDPGSVLGTTFDLDHEELVLVKDIPFYSTCEHHLVPFHGVAHVGYIPSHDGRVTGLSKLARLVDIYARRPQVQERLTTQIVEALVTFLKPRGAIVVVECEHMCMSMRGIRKPGAKTVTSAVRGQLHDPATRAEAMSLILGR
- a CDS encoding inorganic diphosphatase → MKHDVTIEIPKGSRVKYEVDHETGRVRLDRVLFTSMQYPTHYGFFENTLGEDGDPLDALVLLQDFDLHPGVIVEARPIGVFNMTDDGGGDAKVLCVPADPRFDHIQEVSDVNEFLIKEIEHFFTRYKDLEPGKWVKAEGWADRAAAEAELEASIKRYVPAAH
- the hpt gene encoding hypoxanthine phosphoribosyltransferase, giving the protein MDSSDVQADLKHVLYTKEQIQQRITELAAQIDKDYEGREILIVGVLKGAVMVMADLARALHSHISMDWMAVSSYGSGTQSSGVVRILKDLDTDLMGKDVLIVEDIIDSGLTLSWLKTNLESRGTASVEICTAFRKPTAAKVEIDVKYVGYDIPNEFVVGYGLDYAEKYRNLDFVGTLAPHVYE
- the ftsH gene encoding ATP-dependent zinc metalloprotease FtsH gives rise to the protein MKAKSFFKGPGIWIIVVVGMLLLAFATLAPGGSTRIDTQPGLELLAQSGKVEQAKIFDGENRVDLVLKDNLVIDGQDKGKNVQFFFVNDRGPDVVKAVTAANPSKGYTDQPVESNWLSGLFSLLVPVLLLGVLFWFLLSRMQGGGSKVMQFGKSKAKMVSKDMPQVTFADVAGADEAVEELQEIKEFLQEPAKFQAVGAKIPKGVLLYGPPGTGKTLLARAVAGEAGVPFFSISGSDFVEMFVGVGASRVRDLFEQAKSNSPAIIFVDEIDAVGRHRGAGVGGGNDEREQTLNQLLVEMDGFDVKTNVILIAATNRPDVLDPALLRPGRFDRQVSVEAPDLIGRDQILQVHAKGKPMASTVDLKAVAKKTPGYTGADLANVLNEAALLTARSNANLIDDRALDEAIDRVMAGPQKRSRVMKEHERKITAYHEGGHALVAAALRNSAPVTKITILPRGRALGYTMVVPENDKYSVTRNELLDQMAYAMGGRVAEEIVFHDPSTGASNDIEKATSTARQMVTQYGMSERVGAVRLGQGGGEPFLGRDASHERNYSDQIAYIVDEEVRRLIDQAHDEAYAILTENRDVLDRLALELLERETLNQAEIADVFRDIRKRDFREVWLSKETRPVQTAGPVESRQERAEREAQEEAKEARLEEPLDAIPPHPQGVPEDASFQSGVTEAGPDGHRG
- a CDS encoding zinc-dependent metalloprotease, with product MESTASQSSAPAQALINWDLAASAAARLAPPGPSLTAAEIGDAVSQLRELADASVRHVHQITGLEAARDLRDSSVLVVDRASWAKANTQSFAVMLKPAIEKMLESRRGTISPGATTVSGAITGSQLGAVLAFLSSKVLGQYDPFAALAEGSQAPPGGRLLLVAPNIIAVERELNVDPTDFRLWVCLHEQTHRVQFAAAPWLRHHMLNEIDNLSGHLLGNVDSLMERATAAARSLKDRAGSGSTPGRGAILDLLQDPEEKASLSHLTAVMSLLEGHANVVMDAVDASIVPSVKTIRQRFNARGKDRGVVEKFIRSLLGLDAKMKQYSDGAKFVRAVVDVAGMDGFNRVWEAPANLPTEEEIHNARIWLDRMGF